The following proteins are encoded in a genomic region of Hippocampus zosterae strain Florida chromosome 2, ASM2543408v3, whole genome shotgun sequence:
- the LOC127595969 gene encoding UDP-glucuronosyltransferase 2A2-like isoform X1, whose protein sequence is MKDVRRESASLPVCWIFFVIAMAPYPSLAFLLVCFTSCWGGKILVYPCDGSHWLNMKLLVEELHSQGHEITVLRTSTSWYVSEKSPYYTSITIMLEHWQNIESQNYMTSFLKRSIEIRRRRGSLWAFVEFYKNLFSLIGENQVTVANMVVSIFENQTLVKELKESGYDLCLTDPAFPGGVLVAHYLDLPMVFNVRWLFNGEAHFAIAPSPLSYVPTLFSHYSDKMDFYQRINNIIYHGVLLYMYHYVSNPPYQAVCERYFGGDVSAMSLMQGADIWLMRVDFTFELPRPTMPNVVYIGGFQGKPSKPLPADLENFVQSSGEHGVVVMTLGTLLGDLGPELSEIIASAFASLSQKVVWRHIGKRPATLGNNTLLVDWLPQNDILGHHKTKVFVTHGGTNSIYEAIYHSVPILGIPLIFDQHDNMVRMKARGCAETVDVATLDVESFTASLMNILDPQKPYKQNMIKLSQIHRDKPLKPIDAAVFWIEYVMRHRGAAHLRTESYKLPWYAYHCLDVIAVLAFFCFVVVASTCGFCGCLCKHLVGAKNSTFKSKRE, encoded by the exons atgAAAGACGTGAGGAGAGAATCTGCTTCGCTGCCAGTCTGTTGGATTTTTTTCGTCATTG CAATGGCACCATACCCAAGCCTGGCATTCCTGCTGGTGTGTTTCACCTCTTGCTGGGGTGGGAAAATTCTGGTCTATCCTTGCGACGGAAGCCACTGGCTCAACATGAAACTTCTGGTGGAGGAGCTTCACTCTCAAGGCCACGAGATCACAGTGCTGCGAACATCCACCAGCTGGTACGTATCTGAGAAGTCTCCCTACTACACTTCTATCACCATCATGCTGGAGCACTGGCAGAACATTGAGAGCCAAAACTACATGACGTCCTTCCTGAAGAGGTCCATCGAGATCCGGCGGCGCAGAGGCTCCTTGTGGGCTTTTGTGGAGTTTTACAAGAACCTTTTCAGCCTTATTGGGGAGAACCAGGTGACTGTGGCCAACATGGTGGTTAGCATATTTGAAAATCAAACACTTGTCAAAGAACTGAAAGAAAGCGGATACGATCTTTGTTTGACAGACCCGGCCTTTCCAGGTGGGGTGCTGGTTGCTCACTATCTGGACCTCCCCATGGTCTTTAACGTGCGCTGGCTTTTCAATGGAGAGGCACACTTTGCCATTGCGCCGTCCCCTCTATCGTACGTTCCCACCCTGTTCTCCCATTACTCGGACAAAATGGACTTCTACCAAAGAATCAACAACATCATCTATCACGGCGTTCTGCTTTACATGTACCACTATGTGTCCAATCCGCCTTACCAGGCCGTGTGTGAGCGCTATTTCGGAGGTGACGTCAGCGCCATGTCTCTCATGCAGGGAGCCGATATCTGGCTGATGAGGGTAGACTTTACCTTTGAGCTGCCTCGTCCCACCATGCCCAATGTGGTCTACATTGGAGGGTTTCAGGGGAAGCCCTCCAAGCCTCTGCCGGCGGATCTGGAGAACTTTGTGCAGAGTTCTGGAGAACACGGAGTGGTGGTTATGACTTTAGGAACTTTGCTGGGGGACCTCGGCCCTGAGTTATCCGAGATCATCGCCTCTGCTTTTGCCAGCCTCTCTCAGAAAGTCGTGTGGCGACATATCGGGAAGAGACCCGCCACTCTGGGCAACAACACCCTACTGGTGGACTGGTTGCCTCAGAACGACATACTTGGCCATCACAAGACCAAAGTTTTTGTAACCCACGGGGGCACTAACAGCATATACGAGGCCATCTACCACAGCGTCCCGATTTTGGGGATTCCGCTCATCTTCGACCAGCATGACAACATGGTGCGAATGAAGGCTCGTGGCTGCGCCGAGACTGTAGATGTGGCGACGCTCGACGTGGAATCGTTCACCGCTTCGCTGATGAACATTCTCGATCCCCAGAAACCTTACAAGCAGAACATGATCAAACTTTCCCAAATTCATCGCGACAAGCCCTTGAAGCCCATTGACGCTGCCGTCTTCTGGATAGAGTACGTCATGAGGCATAGAGGTGCGGCACATCTGCGCACAGAGTCGTATAAGTTGCCGTGGTATGCCTATCATTGTTTGGATGTAATTGCAGTCCttgcatttttctgttttgtagtCGTTGCATCAACTTGCGGTTTCTGTGGATGTCTTTGTAAGCATCTAGTAGGAGCCAAAAATAGCACCTTTAAATCTAAGAGAGAATAG
- the LOC127595969 gene encoding UDP-glucuronosyltransferase 2A2-like isoform X2: protein MAPYPSLAFLLVCFTSCWGGKILVYPCDGSHWLNMKLLVEELHSQGHEITVLRTSTSWYVSEKSPYYTSITIMLEHWQNIESQNYMTSFLKRSIEIRRRRGSLWAFVEFYKNLFSLIGENQVTVANMVVSIFENQTLVKELKESGYDLCLTDPAFPGGVLVAHYLDLPMVFNVRWLFNGEAHFAIAPSPLSYVPTLFSHYSDKMDFYQRINNIIYHGVLLYMYHYVSNPPYQAVCERYFGGDVSAMSLMQGADIWLMRVDFTFELPRPTMPNVVYIGGFQGKPSKPLPADLENFVQSSGEHGVVVMTLGTLLGDLGPELSEIIASAFASLSQKVVWRHIGKRPATLGNNTLLVDWLPQNDILGHHKTKVFVTHGGTNSIYEAIYHSVPILGIPLIFDQHDNMVRMKARGCAETVDVATLDVESFTASLMNILDPQKPYKQNMIKLSQIHRDKPLKPIDAAVFWIEYVMRHRGAAHLRTESYKLPWYAYHCLDVIAVLAFFCFVVVASTCGFCGCLCKHLVGAKNSTFKSKRE, encoded by the coding sequence ATGGCACCATACCCAAGCCTGGCATTCCTGCTGGTGTGTTTCACCTCTTGCTGGGGTGGGAAAATTCTGGTCTATCCTTGCGACGGAAGCCACTGGCTCAACATGAAACTTCTGGTGGAGGAGCTTCACTCTCAAGGCCACGAGATCACAGTGCTGCGAACATCCACCAGCTGGTACGTATCTGAGAAGTCTCCCTACTACACTTCTATCACCATCATGCTGGAGCACTGGCAGAACATTGAGAGCCAAAACTACATGACGTCCTTCCTGAAGAGGTCCATCGAGATCCGGCGGCGCAGAGGCTCCTTGTGGGCTTTTGTGGAGTTTTACAAGAACCTTTTCAGCCTTATTGGGGAGAACCAGGTGACTGTGGCCAACATGGTGGTTAGCATATTTGAAAATCAAACACTTGTCAAAGAACTGAAAGAAAGCGGATACGATCTTTGTTTGACAGACCCGGCCTTTCCAGGTGGGGTGCTGGTTGCTCACTATCTGGACCTCCCCATGGTCTTTAACGTGCGCTGGCTTTTCAATGGAGAGGCACACTTTGCCATTGCGCCGTCCCCTCTATCGTACGTTCCCACCCTGTTCTCCCATTACTCGGACAAAATGGACTTCTACCAAAGAATCAACAACATCATCTATCACGGCGTTCTGCTTTACATGTACCACTATGTGTCCAATCCGCCTTACCAGGCCGTGTGTGAGCGCTATTTCGGAGGTGACGTCAGCGCCATGTCTCTCATGCAGGGAGCCGATATCTGGCTGATGAGGGTAGACTTTACCTTTGAGCTGCCTCGTCCCACCATGCCCAATGTGGTCTACATTGGAGGGTTTCAGGGGAAGCCCTCCAAGCCTCTGCCGGCGGATCTGGAGAACTTTGTGCAGAGTTCTGGAGAACACGGAGTGGTGGTTATGACTTTAGGAACTTTGCTGGGGGACCTCGGCCCTGAGTTATCCGAGATCATCGCCTCTGCTTTTGCCAGCCTCTCTCAGAAAGTCGTGTGGCGACATATCGGGAAGAGACCCGCCACTCTGGGCAACAACACCCTACTGGTGGACTGGTTGCCTCAGAACGACATACTTGGCCATCACAAGACCAAAGTTTTTGTAACCCACGGGGGCACTAACAGCATATACGAGGCCATCTACCACAGCGTCCCGATTTTGGGGATTCCGCTCATCTTCGACCAGCATGACAACATGGTGCGAATGAAGGCTCGTGGCTGCGCCGAGACTGTAGATGTGGCGACGCTCGACGTGGAATCGTTCACCGCTTCGCTGATGAACATTCTCGATCCCCAGAAACCTTACAAGCAGAACATGATCAAACTTTCCCAAATTCATCGCGACAAGCCCTTGAAGCCCATTGACGCTGCCGTCTTCTGGATAGAGTACGTCATGAGGCATAGAGGTGCGGCACATCTGCGCACAGAGTCGTATAAGTTGCCGTGGTATGCCTATCATTGTTTGGATGTAATTGCAGTCCttgcatttttctgttttgtagtCGTTGCATCAACTTGCGGTTTCTGTGGATGTCTTTGTAAGCATCTAGTAGGAGCCAAAAATAGCACCTTTAAATCTAAGAGAGAATAG
- the LOC127596002 gene encoding 6-phosphofructo-2-kinase/fructose-2,6-bisphosphatase-like has protein sequence MELPQLEHTVRRRRCDSSTASVPQLCNSPTLIVMVGLPARGKTYISKKLTRYLNWIGVPTKTFNVGQYRRQAVKTYENFEFFKPDNEEAMRIRKACAAAALSDVTTYFTSDQGHVAVFDATNTTRERRANILSFAKERGYKVFFVESICDDPEIIGENVKQVKFGSPDYVNRSMEEAMEDFVQRIECYKSSYMPIDDEKDRKLSYIKIYEVGKRYLVNLVQDHIQSRIVYYLMNIHVAPRSIYLSRHGESQLNLLGRIGGDSSLSVRGYEYAAALKTFIQSQKIKDLKVWTSHMKRTIQTAHTLGVQYEQWKALNEIDAGVCEEFTYEEIQEHYPEEFALRDQDKFRYRYPKGESYEDLVHRLEPVIMELERQENVLVICHQAVMRCLLAYFLDKPADQLPYLKCPLHTVLKLTPIAYGCKVESFYLNIEAVNTHRDKPMNVDINRNPEEALQTAPDHI, from the exons ATGGAGCTTCCCCAGCTAGAACACACGGTGAGACGCAGAAGGTGTGACAGCAGCACAG CATCAGTGCCGCAGCTCTGCAACTCTCCTACACTCATCGTCATGGTGGGCCTGCCAGCCAGAGGGAAGACTTACATCTCCAAGAAGCTCACCCGCTACCTCAACTGGATCGGGGTTCCCACAAAAA CGTTCAACGTGGGCCAGTACCGCCGCCAGGCCGTCAAAACCTACGAGAACTTTGAATTCTTTAAACCGGACAACGAGGAGGCCATGAGGATCCGCAA GGCGTGTGCGGCGGCTGCCCTCAGCGATGTCACTACCTACTTCACAAGTGACCAAGGTCACGTCGCG GTTTTTGATGCCACCAACACCACAAGGGAGAGAAGGGCAAACATCCTCAGCTTTGCCAAGGAGAGAGGCTACAAG GTTTTCTTTGTGGAGTCTATCTGTGACGACCCAGAAATAATTGGAGAGAATGTTAAG CAAGTGAAATTTGGGAGTCCAGATTACGTGAATCGCAGCATGGAGGAAGCCATGGAAGACTTTGTGCAGCGCATTGAGTGTTACAAGTCCAGCTACATGCCGATAGACGACGAAAAAGACAG AAAGCTCTCCTACATCAAAATCTATGAAGTGGGTAAAAGATACCTGGTCAATCTGGTCCAGGACCATATCCAGAGCAGGATCGTCTACTATCTAATGAACATCCACGTTGCACCGAGGTCCATCTACCTGAGCCGCCATGGGGAAAGCCAACTCAATCTTCTTGGTCGCATCGGCGGAGATTCTTCTTTGTCTGTCAGAGGATATGAA TATGCTGCTGCTTTGAAGACTTTCATCCAGAGTCAGAAAATTAAGGACCTGAAGGTGTGGACCAGCCACATGAAGAGAACCATCCAAACTGCACACACGCTGGGCGTCCAGTATGAGCAGTGGAAAGCTCTCAATGAAATTGATGCA GGTGTGTGCGAGGAGTTCACTTATGAGGAGATTCAGGAGCATTACCCCGAAGAGTTTGCATTGAGGGACCAGGACAAGTTTCGTTATCGTTATCCAAAGGGCGAG TCCTATGAAGACCTGGTGCATCGCCTGGAGCCTGTCATCATGGAGCTGGAGAGGCAGGAGAATGTTCTGGTCATCTGCCACCAAGCAGTCATGCGCTGCCTCTTGGCCTACTTCTTGGACAAGCCCGCAG ACCAGCTGCCCTATCTTAAATGCCCCCTCCACACGgtgctcaaactcacaccaaTAGCCTACG GGTGCAAAGTCGAGTCATTTTACCTCAACATCGAGGCTGTCAACACGCATAGAGACAAGCCTATG AATGTGGACATCAACAGGAACCCAGAAGAAGCCCTGCAGACAGCTCCTGATCACATTTGA